Part of the Candidatus Rokuibacteriota bacterium genome, CATGTTGGTAGGGATCTAGCGAGGCGAGTTGGGGGTGGCCGCCCGCGATGCTGAGGAGATTCTAAGACGGATTCTTGGGGAGATCGAGGCTGGAAGGTTTCGAATCACTCGGCATGCCCAGCAAGAGATGGTCTAAGAGGACATCACGTTGAAGTGTTCGATCAAGGATTGCTCGGGAGAGTACGAGGAAAGGAAGATCGTCCACACTGTCCGACATCATGGGCATGTCGTAGTCATCGATGGTGTTCCGGCAGAGGTGTGTTCGGTGTGCGGAGATGTCTTGCTGCAGCCCGATACGGTCAGACGGATCGAGGCAATCTTGCGTGAACCCGGCAAGCCGGACCGAACGGCACCGGTATATGAGTACGCTTCATAGGGGAGATCCAGGCATGAGTGACCAGCGACCGGTCTGGACCGTCTCCGAGCTGACCGCCCGGATCAAGGAGCTGCTCGAGGAGCGCTTCCCCGCCTGCTGGGTCGAGGGGGAGATCTCGAACCTTCGCGTCGCCGCCTCGGGCCACGCCTACTTCACCCTCAAGGACGAGTCCGCCCAGATCAAGGCCGTCCTCTTCCGCAACCGGTCGCGGCGCGTGCGCTTCGAGGTGGAGGACGGGCTCCACGTCCTGGCCTTCGGCAGCCTCGAGGTCTACGCGGCCAGGGGAGAGTATCAGCTCGTTGTGGAGCTGCTCGAGCCCAAGGGGCTCGGGGCGCTGCAGCTCGCCTTCGAGCAGCTCAAGGCGCGTCTCGCCGCCGAGGGGCTCTTCGCCCCGGCGCGCAAGCGCCAGCTCCCGCGCTTCCCCCGCAAGATCGGGATCGTCACGTCGCCGACCGGCGCTGCGGTGCGCGACATCCTCAAGATCCTGGGTCGCCGCTTCGCCGACCTTCACCTCCTGATCGCGCCGGTGCGCGTGCAGGGTGAGGGCGCGGCCGGCGAGATCGTCCAGGCGCTGGCGGACCTCAACTACGTCGGGGACCTCGAGGTGATCATCGTCGCGCGCGGGGGCGGTTCGCTCGAGGACCTCTGGGCGTTCAACGAGGAGGCGGTGGCCAGGGCCATCGCGGCCTCCAAGGTGCCGGTCGTCTCGGCGGTCGGGCACGAGACCGACTTCACGATCGCCGACTTCGTCGCCGACGTCCGGGCCCCGACGCCGTCGGCGGCGGCCGAGCTGGTGGTCGAGGAAAAGGCCGCCGTGGTCGCCCAACTGCTCGACCTCCGCGGGCGTCTCATCCGCTCGGTGCGCCAGCGGCTCGATCGGCACCGGGCGGGGGTTGAGGGGCTGGCCCGCCGGCGCGTCCTGACGGATCCGGCGCGCCCGCTCCGCGACCGCCAGCGCCGGGTCGACGAGCTGGTCCCGCGCCTGGTCGCGGGGCTCGGGGCGTGCGGGAGGCGCGTGCGCCAGCGCTTTCTGCTCGTGACGACGACCTTGCGCTCGCAGACTCCGTTGACGCGAGTCGCCGACGGCGCCCGCTTCCTCCGCCAGCTCGACGGGCGGCTGCGGCTCGGAGTCCGCCACAGCGTCGAGAGCTCGCGCCATCGGCTGGGGAGCGCCGTCGGTCAGCTCGACAGCCTCTCCCCGCTCTCGGTCCTCCGGCGGGGATACAGCCTGACCCGGCTCCCGTCGGGCGAGATCGTCCGGTCGGGGCGCCAGGTCGAGCGGGGGAGCCCGATCGAGGTCTTGCTCCGGGAGGGGACACTGGACTGCCTGGTTCAGGAGGTGCGGGAGCGCGATGACCGACTTCAAGTTTGAAGACGCCCTCGCCCGCCTGGAGCAGATCGTCAGCACCCTCGAGGCGGGCAACCTCTCCCTCGAAGAGTCGCTGAAGGCCTTCGAGGAGGGCGTCGCGCTCGCCCGCCGCTGCGCCAAGTACCTGGAGGAGGCCGAGCGCCGGATCGAGCTCCTGACGCGGGACGAGTCCGGCCTGCTCAAGGCTCAGCCGTTCGGGCTGGAAGGGGAGGAGAGCGGGCAGTGAGCTTCGACCTCGCGTCCTACGTCGCCGAGCGCCACCGGCTCGTCGACGAGGCCCTCGATCGCTGCCTCCCGCGCCCGGAGGTCTACCCGTCCACCATTCACGAGGCGATGCGCTACAGCGTCTTCGCGGGCGGGAAGCGGCTGCGGCCGATCCTGGCC contains:
- a CDS encoding YgiT-type zinc finger protein, with translation MKCSIKDCSGEYEERKIVHTVRHHGHVVVIDGVPAEVCSVCGDVLLQPDTVRRIEAILREPGKPDRTAPVYEYAS
- a CDS encoding exodeoxyribonuclease VII large subunit → MSDQRPVWTVSELTARIKELLEERFPACWVEGEISNLRVAASGHAYFTLKDESAQIKAVLFRNRSRRVRFEVEDGLHVLAFGSLEVYAARGEYQLVVELLEPKGLGALQLAFEQLKARLAAEGLFAPARKRQLPRFPRKIGIVTSPTGAAVRDILKILGRRFADLHLLIAPVRVQGEGAAGEIVQALADLNYVGDLEVIIVARGGGSLEDLWAFNEEAVARAIAASKVPVVSAVGHETDFTIADFVADVRAPTPSAAAELVVEEKAAVVAQLLDLRGRLIRSVRQRLDRHRAGVEGLARRRVLTDPARPLRDRQRRVDELVPRLVAGLGACGRRVRQRFLLVTTTLRSQTPLTRVADGARFLRQLDGRLRLGVRHSVESSRHRLGSAVGQLDSLSPLSVLRRGYSLTRLPSGEIVRSGRQVERGSPIEVLLREGTLDCLVQEVRERDDRLQV
- a CDS encoding exodeoxyribonuclease VII small subunit, whose product is MTDFKFEDALARLEQIVSTLEAGNLSLEESLKAFEEGVALARRCAKYLEEAERRIELLTRDESGLLKAQPFGLEGEESGQ